The Bacteroidales bacterium genome contains a region encoding:
- a CDS encoding tetratricopeptide repeat protein encodes MRKKKTTQKSQNKKNSFVSSSRKNLAFGLFIIVTLGILIYSNTFRCSFHLDDNMHIVDNGAIKNISDVKTWWKYSPNRPVSMFTFVVNYHFGQLDVWGYHLVNLIIHLINACLVWWLTLLIFASPAMKANPVAQYKKAVSLFTALLFLSHPLATQSVTYIIQRQNALAALFYLLSIILYVKARLTSERKSLIYVFFILAFISATLAVLSKENAYTLPFAVLLFEFFFLRTKRPSIQLKDYRVILMIVAFVGFVIFILLRFSVNIFEPLTPYKTEGHGTTITSGNYLLTQFSVLVKYIQLLFLPIHQNLDYDFPISNNFFEIKTLGSFLFLLALIILATILFKRNRIISFGIFWFFLTLSIESSIIPIKDVIFEHRTYLPSLGFFVILSFIIYKFFGSKKFTAPILLILIIGFYSMQTYQRNKTWKDDITLWSDVIEKSPAKARPYINRGLAYGNTGFPDKAISDFSKALQIAPNSVYALWNRGATYSKLRQWGIAIADYSKLIETDSEYIDAYFNRAAAYENLKQWDKAIADYSYVIILSPQHAKAYSNRGVVYFHLGETEKAISDYTSAIVIDPQFAMAYDNRGTALMHLGQYDDAINDFTKAVSIDTNFTKAYNNRGVAYGSKGQYDKAIADFNKALEIDPNFSDALKNKDFAEQKVRSNGK; translated from the coding sequence ATGCGAAAGAAAAAAACTACTCAAAAATCACAAAACAAAAAAAACAGTTTCGTTTCATCCAGCAGAAAAAACCTTGCTTTTGGATTATTCATAATTGTTACTCTTGGAATTTTGATTTACTCAAATACATTCCGATGTTCATTTCATCTGGATGACAATATGCATATTGTTGACAATGGGGCAATAAAAAACATTTCGGATGTAAAAACCTGGTGGAAGTATAGTCCCAACCGGCCTGTCAGCATGTTTACATTTGTTGTCAATTATCATTTTGGCCAGCTCGATGTGTGGGGTTATCACCTTGTAAACCTTATTATACATCTTATCAATGCCTGCCTGGTTTGGTGGTTAACGTTGCTGATATTTGCCTCACCGGCAATGAAAGCCAATCCGGTTGCGCAATATAAAAAGGCTGTGTCGTTATTCACTGCTTTGCTTTTTCTTTCACATCCGCTGGCGACACAATCGGTAACCTATATCATTCAGAGGCAGAATGCCCTGGCGGCTTTGTTTTATTTGCTATCCATAATATTATATGTAAAAGCCCGATTAACTTCAGAAAGAAAGAGTTTGATATATGTTTTCTTCATTTTGGCGTTCATTTCAGCAACACTGGCGGTATTAAGCAAAGAAAATGCCTACACGCTACCTTTTGCAGTTTTGCTATTTGAGTTTTTCTTTCTGCGAACAAAGAGGCCTTCCATACAATTAAAGGATTACCGTGTTATTTTAATGATTGTGGCATTTGTGGGATTTGTAATTTTTATTCTGCTGAGGTTTTCTGTAAATATTTTTGAGCCTTTGACACCCTATAAAACTGAAGGTCATGGAACTACTATTACTTCTGGAAATTATCTTTTGACTCAGTTCAGCGTTTTAGTTAAATACATACAATTACTATTTCTTCCTATACATCAGAATTTAGATTACGATTTCCCTATATCAAATAATTTTTTTGAAATCAAGACACTGGGGAGTTTTTTGTTTTTATTAGCTTTAATTATTCTTGCAACAATTTTGTTCAAACGCAACCGGATAATCTCTTTCGGAATCTTCTGGTTTTTTCTGACCCTATCCATCGAATCAAGCATAATCCCAATAAAAGACGTGATTTTTGAACATCGAACCTATTTGCCTTCATTAGGTTTTTTTGTCATTTTAAGTTTTATTATTTATAAATTTTTTGGAAGTAAAAAATTTACTGCGCCAATACTATTAATATTAATAATAGGATTTTATTCGATGCAGACATACCAAAGAAATAAAACCTGGAAAGATGATATAACATTGTGGAGTGATGTGATAGAAAAATCTCCTGCAAAAGCAAGGCCCTATATAAATCGCGGGCTTGCATATGGCAATACCGGATTCCCCGACAAAGCAATAAGCGATTTTTCAAAAGCATTACAAATTGCGCCGAATAGTGTATATGCATTATGGAATCGCGGAGCTACTTACAGCAAACTTCGGCAATGGGGAATAGCTATTGCAGATTATTCAAAATTAATAGAAACCGACAGCGAATATATTGATGCTTATTTTAACCGCGCTGCTGCCTATGAAAATCTTAAACAATGGGATAAGGCAATTGCTGATTACAGTTATGTCATTATATTAAGTCCTCAGCATGCTAAAGCGTACAGCAACCGCGGTGTTGTATACTTTCATCTCGGGGAGACAGAAAAAGCCATTTCCGATTATACTTCTGCAATAGTAATTGATCCGCAATTTGCTATGGCATACGACAACCGGGGAACTGCTTTGATGCATCTTGGGCAGTATGATGATGCTATTAATGATTTCACAAAAGCTGTTTCGATTGACACCAATTTTACAAAAGCATATAATAACCGCGGAGTTGCTTATGGCAGTAAAGGGCAATACGATAAAGCAATAGCCGATTTTAACAAAGCCCTTGAAATTGACCCAAATTTTTCTGATGCATTAAAGAACAAAGATTTTGCTGAGCAGAAAGTGAGGAGTAATGGTAAATGA
- a CDS encoding tetratricopeptide repeat protein has protein sequence MKNKKPNKETSKKANPSKHRRAEKQSVFEKYSNLIGLSIIMLLGIVIYSNSFKCSFNFDDLNGIINNTSIQDLSNVKAWWSFSPNRPVSMFTFALNYHFSQLDVWSYHLINLMVHLINACLVWWLTILILSSPVMKTHPLANHKKTLAFFASLFFVSHPLATQSVTYIIQRQASMAAMFYMLSVALYAKARLSEKGSRKKIILFAGALISGVMAVLTKENAYTLPFAILLFDFCFLRTKRKSVNLKDYRIILVIAAFIGLIVFLFFKFSLHIFDPLPPSQGNDFTVTPLNYLLTQFSVIVKYIQLLVLPINQNLDYDFPLSTGFFEIRTLLSFMFLSGLVILAVFLFKRNRIISFGIFWFFLTLIIESSIIPINDLIYEHRTYLPSFGYFIILSTIIITFIWDKNKYVAIALFAIIVLSNSILTFERNKVWKNDLTLWSDVVSKSPNKARPVNNRGIYYLKTKQWEKAIADFSKGIELYPKWAVTYYNRGVAREILRQTDKALADYNKAIELDTLYADAYYNRGNVLGNTGNIEQAIENFSKVIQINPDNINALYNRGVSYAALTQWEKAIDDLSRVIEIDPYHAKAFSNLGAAWANTGQWEKAIYDYTRALEIDPSLTATYNNRGIAYMNIGKYAEALADYNKAIEMDPNYTDAYNNREILRQKINAANKDEIIKNNTN, from the coding sequence ATGAAGAACAAAAAGCCCAATAAAGAAACATCCAAAAAAGCTAATCCCTCAAAGCATAGAAGAGCCGAAAAGCAGAGTGTTTTTGAAAAATATTCAAACCTTATAGGGTTAAGCATAATAATGCTGCTGGGCATAGTTATTTATTCCAACTCATTTAAATGTTCCTTTAATTTTGATGATTTGAACGGTATTATTAACAATACGAGTATTCAGGATTTGTCGAATGTGAAGGCATGGTGGAGTTTTAGCCCCAACCGTCCTGTAAGTATGTTCACTTTTGCACTGAACTATCATTTCAGTCAGCTTGATGTGTGGAGTTACCACCTTATAAACCTTATGGTTCATCTTATAAATGCCTGCCTGGTGTGGTGGCTTACGATTTTGATTCTTTCATCGCCGGTTATGAAAACACACCCGCTTGCAAATCATAAAAAAACACTTGCATTTTTTGCCTCTTTATTTTTTGTTTCTCATCCTTTGGCTACGCAATCGGTTACTTATATCATACAGCGTCAGGCCTCTATGGCAGCCATGTTTTATATGCTGTCGGTGGCTTTGTATGCAAAAGCACGTTTGTCAGAGAAAGGAAGCAGAAAAAAAATTATTTTGTTTGCCGGAGCACTTATTTCCGGAGTGATGGCGGTGCTAACCAAAGAGAATGCCTACACCCTGCCTTTTGCCATCTTACTTTTTGATTTTTGTTTCTTAAGAACAAAAAGAAAATCAGTGAATCTTAAAGATTATCGTATCATTTTAGTCATCGCTGCGTTTATAGGATTGATTGTTTTTCTCTTTTTTAAATTTTCCCTGCATATTTTCGACCCTTTGCCACCTTCTCAGGGAAATGATTTTACGGTAACACCGCTTAATTACCTCTTAACACAATTCAGTGTAATTGTAAAATACATTCAGCTATTGGTTTTACCTATAAACCAGAACCTGGATTATGATTTTCCATTATCAACCGGTTTTTTTGAAATCAGGACACTGCTGAGTTTTATGTTTTTATCAGGCCTGGTGATTCTTGCAGTTTTTTTATTTAAACGCAACCGGATAATCTCTTTCGGTATCTTCTGGTTTTTTCTAACGTTGATAATTGAATCAAGCATCATCCCGATAAACGACCTGATATATGAGCACCGGACTTATCTTCCTTCGTTTGGGTATTTTATTATTTTGAGCACCATCATCATTACTTTTATTTGGGACAAAAACAAATACGTTGCCATTGCTTTATTTGCCATTATTGTACTATCAAATTCAATATTAACCTTTGAAAGGAATAAAGTCTGGAAAAACGACCTTACACTCTGGAGTGATGTAGTGTCAAAATCTCCGAACAAGGCCCGGCCTGTGAACAACAGGGGCATTTATTACCTTAAAACCAAGCAATGGGAAAAAGCAATTGCCGATTTTTCAAAGGGCATAGAGCTATATCCGAAATGGGCAGTTACTTATTATAACAGAGGTGTCGCACGGGAAATACTCAGGCAAACGGATAAGGCGCTTGCCGATTACAACAAAGCCATAGAGCTCGACACCCTGTATGCTGATGCTTACTATAATCGGGGAAATGTACTCGGGAATACCGGAAATATTGAGCAGGCAATAGAAAATTTTTCAAAAGTAATACAGATAAACCCCGACAATATTAATGCTTTATATAACAGAGGGGTTTCATACGCAGCTCTCACGCAGTGGGAGAAAGCTATAGATGATTTATCAAGGGTAATAGAAATTGATCCTTATCATGCAAAAGCTTTTTCAAACCTAGGGGCTGCCTGGGCCAACACCGGACAATGGGAAAAAGCCATTTATGATTATACAAGGGCATTGGAGATTGACCCCTCGCTGACGGCAACCTATAACAACCGCGGTATTGCCTATATGAACATCGGTAAATATGCAGAAGCGCTTGCTGATTATAATAAAGCCATAGAAATGGACCCGAATTATACAGATGCATATAACAACAGGGAAATCCTTCGCCAGAAAATAAATGCTGCCAATAAAGATGAAATAATTAAAAATAACACAAACTAA
- a CDS encoding DUF6266 family protein, whose amino-acid sequence MAIVQNPITGRTKQKFGTAVFSKQFSKNTMRTKPIEVKNPRTPDQVNQRNKFSMMVAEGRRLLTMLKVSFQNMTTDMSAFNVFIKNNIKTAITGTPGNYVIDYSLLKVAKGSLTKTVTFHAGNDLALKVKRTWTPPVDPLDEANNDLLYVASYNEDKNEWLYSATTTTRATGLDEQTVPDTWSGDTVHVYSFFVNPGGNTCSDSVYSGTIVVQ is encoded by the coding sequence ATGGCAATTGTACAAAACCCGATCACAGGCAGAACCAAACAGAAGTTCGGTACTGCAGTTTTCTCGAAACAGTTTTCGAAAAACACCATGCGCACCAAACCCATTGAGGTGAAAAACCCCAGAACACCCGATCAGGTGAACCAGCGCAACAAATTTTCAATGATGGTAGCCGAAGGCCGCAGATTGCTGACCATGCTCAAGGTTTCATTTCAGAACATGACAACTGATATGTCTGCCTTCAATGTTTTCATCAAAAACAACATCAAAACGGCCATCACCGGAACCCCTGGCAATTATGTCATTGACTATTCATTGCTCAAGGTGGCAAAAGGTTCGCTGACAAAGACCGTAACATTCCATGCAGGAAACGACCTTGCTCTCAAAGTAAAGAGAACATGGACTCCGCCCGTTGATCCGCTTGATGAAGCCAACAATGATCTTTTATATGTTGCTTCATATAACGAAGACAAAAATGAATGGTTATACAGTGCAACAACTACCACAAGGGCAACCGGATTAGATGAGCAAACTGTTCCTGATACCTGGTCTGGTGACACCGTTCATGTTTATTCATTTTTTGTTAATCCTGGTGGTAATACGTGTAGCGATAGTGTTTACAGTGGCACCATTGTAGTTCAATAA